The nucleotide sequence AGGGCGTGGACGTCGTCTTTCTCGAGCCGTGCTTCCCCCAGAACCAGCGCGAGTTCGTGCGCGCCCTGCACGCCGTCGGCGCGCGCGTGACCGGCATCGGCGAGCGGCCGAAGTCGTCGCTCGACCCCGACCTGCAGCGGTGGCTCACCCACTACGAGCAGATCGGCAACGTCACGAACGAGGCCGAGGTCGAGAAGGTCGTGCGGTGGCTCCAGGGCCGCGTCCGCGTCGAGCGCCTCGAGGCGGTGATCGAGGCGCACGTGATGACCGCCGCCAAGGTGCGCGAGCGCTGCGGCATCGAGGGCACCAGCGTGCAGACCACCTTCCTGTGCCGCGACAAGCCCTCCATGAAGGAGGCCCTGGTGCGCGCCGGCGTGCCCTGCGCGCAGTCGATCGGCAGCGGCGATCCCGCCGAGATCCGCGACTTCGCCAAGCGCATCGGGATGCCCGTCATCGTCAAGCCGCGCGACGGCGCCGGCGCCTCCGGCACGCGCCGAGTCAGCTCCGCGGCCGAGCTCGAGGAGGCCATGGCCGCCTTCGGCGTCGGGCAGGGGCGCAGCGTGGCCGTCGAGGAGTTCATCGAGGGGCACGAGGGCTTCTACGACACCATCACGATCGACGGCCGCGTCGCGCACGACTTCGTCTGCCACTACTACCCGAACGTGCTCGAGGCGATGCGCACGCGGTGGATCTCGCCGCAGTTCATCGCGACCAACCGCCTCGACACCTCGCCTGCGTACGCCGAGGTGCGCGCGCTCGGAAAGAAGGTCATCGAGGTGCTGGGAATCCACACCTCCGCCACTCACATGGAGTGGTTCTTTGGCCCGAAGGGGCTGAAGTTCAACGAGATCGGCTGTCGCCCGCCGGGCGTGCGCGCGTGGGACCTCTACGCCGCCGGCAACGACGTCGACATCTATCGCGAGTGGGCCATGGCGGTCGTACACGGCAAGACGAGCCAGCGCCTCTCGCGGCGCTATTCGGCGGGGATCATCGCCCTCCGGCCCGACCGCGACGGCCACATCACCGGGTACGACGGCCTCGAGGAGATCGAGCGGCGCTTCGGCCAGCAGCTCATCGATCGCTACCTCCCGCCGCCTGGCACCCCCACGCAGCCCGTCGAGGCGGGCTACATGGCCAACGCGTGGCTGCGGCTGCGTGCGCAAGACTACGACGACTGCCGGGCCATGCTCGACATCGTGGGTCAGACCCTCAAGGTGCGCGCCGGATGACCTCGCGCCGCAGCACGAAGCTGCGCGCCGCCAGCGAGGCGCCGCGCAGGCCCGAGCGCAGGACCCAACCCCCGCCCAGCGCGTCGAGCGCCGCGGCTCGTGGCCCACGCGCGCTCGTGCTCCTCGGCGCACAGCGCTTCGACCCCACCCTGCGCGACGCGGTGGCGGAGCACGGTGTCCACGGCAAGATCGCGACGGTGACCGCCGGCTGGCAAGAGCGCGAAGACGACGACGCCGACCTCTCCGAGCACTGCGCGGGCGGGGCGGTCAACCTACGCCTCCACGCGCGCGCCGAGCGGGTGTTCGCGAGCGATCCGGTGTTCCACGAGGCCCACCGCGAGCGTCAGTCGCTCCTGCGCCACCGCCAAGACTTCTACCGCATTCGCCTCGAGCACCTCCTCGACGCCGAGCAGGTGCTGAAGAACCGCCGGGCGCCAAAGAACATTCTGGAAGACGAGGAGCGCGCGTCGCTCGCCGCGATACGCGACCTCGACGCGCAGCACCTGTCGCGGTGCGCGCGCGATCGACGCACCTTCGAGGAGCGCTGGCGTCCGCTCGAGCGCGCGGTCGTCGCGAAAGAGCGGGCCGAGGTCGCCGAGATCGTCGCGGACTGCTCCGCGATCGCCATCGCCGGCGGCCACGTCGCGTCACTCCTGAACCGCCTGGCGCTGTTCGGCATTCAAGACCTCATGGCCGACAAGGTCGTGTTCGCCTGGTGCGCCGGGGCCATGGCGCTCAGCGATCGCGTGGTGCTCTTCCACGACTCGCCGCCTCAGGGGCCTGGCGCCGCCGAGGTGCTCGAGCCAGGCCTCGGCCTCGCGGAGCGCGTGGTCGTGCTCCCACAGCCGGAGTTTAGGCTCCGCCTCGAGGACACCGAGCGCATGGGGCTCATGGCCAGTCGCTTCGCCCCCGCGCTGTGCCTGGGGCTGCCGGCGCGCTCGTGGGTGACCTGGCGCGACGGGGCCCCGAGCGACGCGCACGGGGTCTTCGAGCTCACCGAGCCTGGCGCGCATCGCCCGCTCGGCCGCCCTATCCCGCCCCCGCGCGGTGACGCGCCGAGGAGCGAGCCCGAGCCCGTGCCCGTGAGCCTGCTCACGAGCCCAACGATCGAGGAGGCCCAATGAGTCCACATGGCACGCCGGCGCAGCTCGCGATTTCATCGCTGCTCGACGGCCACGCGAACGGCGAGAAGGTCGACGCCTTCCTCGCGGGGCGCGCGTTCCCGCTGGTCGAGGGCCCCAGCGTCACGTTCGTGTATCGCGGCGAGGCCGAGGGCGTGAGCCTTCGGCACTGGATCTTCGGCCTCGAGTCCTCGAACTCGCTGTCGCGAATCGCGAACACCGATCTGTGGCACCTGACCCTCGACATCCCGCCCAAGTCACGGGTCGAGTACAAGCTCGAGGTCCACCACCACGGCGGCAGCCAGTGGATCGAAGACCCGCGGAACCCGAACCGCGCGCGGGATCCCTTCGGCGCGAACTCCGTGATGCACAGCGAGGGCTACGAGGTCCCGCTCTTCACCCAAGACGATCCCGAGGCACGGCCCGGCCGCCTCGAGCCGTTCCGCTTCAAGAGCCGCGCGCTCGGCGGCTGGCGCGCGGGGCACATCTACCTGCCGGCGAGGTTCCGTCGCACGCGCCTCTACCCGCTGCTCGTCGTGCACGACGGCGCCGATTACCTCAACTACGCGCGCATGAAGACGGTGCTCGACAACCTGATTCACCAGCTCGAAATACCCGATCTCATCGTCGCCTTCACCGACTCCCCCGACCGCCTCCGCGAGTACGCGAACGACGAGACCCACGCGCGCTTCCTCACCGAGGAGCTCTTGAAGGACCTCACGCGGCGCCTCCCCATCCTGGACAAGCCCCAGGCGCGGTGCCTGATGGGCGCGAGCTTCGGCGCCGCGGCGGCGCTCTCCACCGCGTGCCGCTACCCCAACGTATGGGGCCGCCTGCTCCTCCAGTCGGGGTCGTTCGCCTTCACCGACATCGGCAAGAGCAACCGTCGGGGCCCGCTTTTCGATCGCATCGTCGAGTTCATGAACGAGTACCGCCGGAGCCCCGCCGCGGTGAGCGAACGCGTGTTCATGAGCTGCGGCGTGTACGAGTCGCTCATCTACGAGAATCGCTCGCTCGCGCCCCTGCTCGACTCTACGGGAATGCAGGTGAAGTTCGTCGAGTCGCGAGACGGGCACAACTGGGAAAACTGGCGCGATCGACTGCGGGAGGGGCTCTCTTGGCTCTTCCCTGGTCCGCTGATGTTCATCTACGAGTGAGTCCACAATGGCAGATCTGACAAGGCATATCGGTCTCTCCCTGGGCGCGGACGTCTGCTGGCCGCTCTGCTACGAGGCGCTCATGGAGCGGCTCGATCTCCACCTGCCCATCGGCGAAGATCGAGTGAGCTTCGACGTCGAGCGCGTCACCATCGAGCCCTACGATCTGCGTCAGTCGTGCAAGTACGACGTCGTCATCGACAGGCTCACGCACTGGTACCACACGAGCCGCGAGTGGATAAAGAAGTCCATCGTGATGAACGATCTCTACGTGTTCAACAACCCGTGGAGCGTGCAGTCGAACGAGAAGCACACGAGCTACTGCGCGATGATGAAGCTCGGGATGCCCATCCCCGAGACGTGGATGATCCCGCCGAAGAGCTACGAGCCCGGCAACCCCGATCTCAAGCCCACCCTCACGCGCTACGCCAAGCTATTCGACGTCACTCGGCTCGGCAACCGCATGGGCTGGCCCATGTTCATGAAGCCCTACGACGGCGGCGGCTGGCGCGCGGTCACCCGCGTGGCCGACGAGGCCGCCATGGCGGCGGCGTACGAGGAGAGCGGCAAGTCGGTCATGCACGTGCAGGCGGCCGTGAGCGACTTCGATCGCTTCGTGCGCTGCATCGGCTTCGGCCCGCAGACCCACTGCGTGCTCTACGACCCCGACGCGCCGCTCCACGACCGCTACACGACCAAGAAGGACTTCATCAGCGCGGCGGAAGAGGAGCACCTGCGCAAGGTCACCCTCACCATCAACGCGTTCTTCGGCTGGGAGTTCAACTCCTGCGAAGCGCTGCGCAAAAACGGCGTCTGGCACCCCATCGATTTTGCCAACCCGTGCCCCGACTCGCAGGTCACGTCGCTCCACTACCACTTCCCGTGGATGGTGAAGGCCTACGTGCGGTGGTCGGTGTTCTGCGCCGCGACCAAGCGCAAGATGCAGAAGAACCTCGACTGGGATCCCTTCTACGAGGTCGCGGCGATGGACCTCTCCTACGAGGAGAAGCTCGACAAGTACGCCGCCCTCGCCGACGCCCACTTCGAGACCGCCCGCTTCGAGGAGTTCTGCGCGACGCACCTCGCGCACCTCGACGAGGTCGCGTGGGAGTTCTTCGGCACCGACCAGGCCAAGTCTGCCGTGCAGCAGAAGGTGACCGCGCTCTTCCCGCCGCACGAGATCGAGCGCTTCACCGAGCTGTTCTGGGGCCGAATCCAGATCTGGCGCAGCGAGCAGGGGTAGACCCCCGCCTACCCCCGCCTGGCCCCCGCCTGGTCCCCCCGGTGGATATGTAGAATACAAGCAGCTTCCCCACGCGGGGTACGTGGAGCGCCCGGCGAGCCCGCGTGAGGCCGCGCGGGCTTGGGCCTCGGCCGCCCAGCCCGCCTCGCGGTCGACCCCGGTGATGCGGGCGTCGGCGGGCAGCATCGGGGAGAGGAGCGCGCTCCAGTGCCCAACGCCGGCGTGAACGCCCTCAGTTCAGCGCGCGCCTCGACGCGGCGCCGAGGCGGGTGATGTGGGCGCGGAGCACGGCCGCGTCCTTCGCCTCGGGCTCGAGCTCGAGCACCCGCTCGAAGTCGGCGCGCGCGGCGGCCGTGGCGCCGAGCTTGTCCGCCAGGCTCCCGCGCTCGCGGAGCGCCGAGGTGGCGCTGGGCGTCAGGCTCACGATGCGGTCGAGGGCGAGGTGCGCCCTCGGGAGGTCGCGCCGCGCGAGGTGCACGAGCTTCAGGTTCGTGAGCATGCGCACGAGCGTGCCTCGCGGGCTCGCCGGCAACAGGTGGAAGGGCGCGAGCTCCGCCTTCTCGCCGAGCGTTCGGCGGAGGAGCCCGAGCAGCGCGGGCCGCTCGATCACCTCCCCGGCGAACGGGTCGATGAGCGCCGCGGGCGCCGCCCGCGGACCGTCCGCGAGGGCGGCCGGATCGTCGACCCGCACCAGGAAATGGCCAGGGAACGCCACGCCGCGGGCGAGCACGCCGGCGCGCGCGCCGATCTCGGTCGTGACGAGCGCGAGCGTGATGGGGATGCCGAGGCGCCGCTCGAGGACGTCGGAGAGCAGGCTGTTGCGCGGGTCGTGGTACTCCCCTTCGTTGCCCCGAAAGCCGAGCGTGTCGCGCACGTGCGCGGCGAGCCGCCTCGCCTGCTCGGCCGCAGCGAGCCCCGCC is from Myxococcales bacterium and encodes:
- a CDS encoding ATP-grasp domain-containing protein, whose translation is MDVVFLEPCFPQNQREFVRALHAVGARVTGIGERPKSSLDPDLQRWLTHYEQIGNVTNEAEVEKVVRWLQGRVRVERLEAVIEAHVMTAAKVRERCGIEGTSVQTTFLCRDKPSMKEALVRAGVPCAQSIGSGDPAEIRDFAKRIGMPVIVKPRDGAGASGTRRVSSAAELEEAMAAFGVGQGRSVAVEEFIEGHEGFYDTITIDGRVAHDFVCHYYPNVLEAMRTRWISPQFIATNRLDTSPAYAEVRALGKKVIEVLGIHTSATHMEWFFGPKGLKFNEIGCRPPGVRAWDLYAAGNDVDIYREWAMAVVHGKTSQRLSRRYSAGIIALRPDRDGHITGYDGLEEIERRFGQQLIDRYLPPPGTPTQPVEAGYMANAWLRLRAQDYDDCRAMLDIVGQTLKVRAG
- a CDS encoding enterochelin esterase, giving the protein MSPHGTPAQLAISSLLDGHANGEKVDAFLAGRAFPLVEGPSVTFVYRGEAEGVSLRHWIFGLESSNSLSRIANTDLWHLTLDIPPKSRVEYKLEVHHHGGSQWIEDPRNPNRARDPFGANSVMHSEGYEVPLFTQDDPEARPGRLEPFRFKSRALGGWRAGHIYLPARFRRTRLYPLLVVHDGADYLNYARMKTVLDNLIHQLEIPDLIVAFTDSPDRLREYANDETHARFLTEELLKDLTRRLPILDKPQARCLMGASFGAAAALSTACRYPNVWGRLLLQSGSFAFTDIGKSNRRGPLFDRIVEFMNEYRRSPAAVSERVFMSCGVYESLIYENRSLAPLLDSTGMQVKFVESRDGHNWENWRDRLREGLSWLFPGPLMFIYE
- a CDS encoding tetratricopeptide repeat protein, translating into MSRPLEPSRSLSRRPRTFEELARLSDAELDVATGAALIARDAYGQVDVDQLLTRLARLADGLPASAMAGLAAAEQARRLAAHVRDTLGFRGNEGEYHDPRNSLLSDVLERRLGIPITLALVTTEIGARAGVLARGVAFPGHFLVRVDDPAALADGPRAAPAALIDPFAGEVIERPALLGLLRRTLGEKAELAPFHLLPASPRGTLVRMLTNLKLVHLARRDLPRAHLALDRIVSLTPSATSALRERGSLADKLGATAAARADFERVLELEPEAKDAAVLRAHITRLGAASRRALN